Proteins from a genomic interval of Paenibacillus sp. FSL H8-0048:
- the motA gene encoding flagellar motor stator protein MotA: MEISTILGLVFGLIAVVWGMILKHAPLASLNNPAAYVIIFLGTAASIFMAFPMSEVKNFPKLLKILFTKKKMVGKPELITMFMEWASITRREGLLALESNVDEIEDAFLRNGMRMIIDGNDQEFVRDVLMEDIHATEDRHKAGALIFSQAGMYAPTLGVLGAVIGLIAALGDMSNMDVLAHAIAGAFIATLLGIFTGYVMWHPMSNKLKRISKREIEVRLMMVEGLLSIQSGVSTIAINQKLSVFLTPSERAKLSEKEGASSEQKD; the protein is encoded by the coding sequence ATGGAAATCTCAACAATTCTAGGCCTGGTTTTTGGTCTGATCGCAGTAGTCTGGGGGATGATACTCAAGCATGCTCCGCTTGCAAGCTTGAACAACCCCGCTGCCTATGTCATTATTTTTCTTGGCACGGCTGCCTCTATCTTCATGGCCTTTCCGATGTCGGAAGTCAAGAATTTCCCTAAGCTGCTAAAGATCCTGTTTACGAAGAAAAAAATGGTCGGCAAGCCCGAACTGATTACCATGTTCATGGAATGGGCGTCCATTACCCGCCGCGAAGGGCTGCTTGCCCTGGAGTCCAATGTCGATGAGATTGAAGATGCCTTCCTCCGAAACGGCATGCGGATGATTATTGACGGCAACGATCAGGAGTTCGTCCGGGATGTATTAATGGAAGATATTCATGCCACTGAGGACAGACATAAAGCCGGGGCCCTGATCTTCTCCCAGGCCGGGATGTACGCTCCTACGCTGGGGGTCCTCGGTGCTGTTATCGGGCTGATTGCCGCCTTGGGCGATATGAGTAATATGGACGTTCTGGCCCACGCGATTGCCGGTGCCTTCATTGCAACCCTGCTCGGGATATTCACCGGTTATGTCATGTGGCACCCTATGTCCAACAAGCTGAAGCGGATATCCAAACGCGAGATTGAAGTCCGCCTGATGATGGTGGAGGGCCTGCTCTCCATTCAGTCCGGGGTGTCTACCATTGCCATTAACCAGAAGCTGTCCGTCTTCCTGACTCCGTCCGAGCGTGCCAAGCTGAGCGAGAAGGAGGGGGCTTCCAGTGAGCAAAAAGACTAG
- the motB gene encoding flagellar motor protein MotB, whose amino-acid sequence MSKKTRHEEHEEHADESWLLPYSDLMTLLVALFLVMYAMSATDAVKFQQMAEAFNSALSGGGGVLEYRSDSPTSTQLDQGKQDKMNNVIAKNTGTSDLSKLRAKEQEDLEKLKKQFDQYIKNNGMTDLLSTKLNQSQLMITISDNALFASGQAVVKDESRQLAKSISTMLQQFPDYEVLVQGHTDNVPISNSTYSSNWDLSVDRALEFMKILLLNPNLDPTKFSPTGSGEYHPIASNATAAGRAKNRRVEVSILRKYKDAATETTDVSNVTAP is encoded by the coding sequence GTGAGCAAAAAGACTAGGCATGAGGAACATGAAGAGCATGCAGATGAATCCTGGCTGCTTCCCTATTCCGATCTGATGACCCTGCTGGTTGCTCTGTTCCTTGTTATGTACGCCATGAGCGCAACAGACGCCGTTAAATTTCAGCAAATGGCTGAAGCCTTCAATTCAGCGCTCAGCGGCGGCGGCGGCGTTCTGGAGTACCGGTCGGATTCCCCGACCAGCACCCAGCTGGACCAGGGAAAGCAGGATAAAATGAACAATGTGATTGCCAAGAACACTGGAACCTCCGATCTCTCTAAGCTCCGTGCCAAGGAGCAGGAGGATCTGGAGAAGCTGAAGAAGCAGTTTGACCAGTACATCAAGAACAATGGAATGACCGACTTGCTTAGCACGAAGCTGAATCAGTCTCAGCTGATGATCACGATTAGCGACAATGCCCTGTTTGCTTCGGGACAGGCTGTAGTGAAGGATGAATCCCGCCAGTTGGCCAAGTCGATCTCAACTATGCTGCAGCAATTCCCTGATTATGAAGTATTGGTACAGGGGCATACCGATAATGTTCCGATCTCCAACAGCACGTACTCCTCGAACTGGGATCTTAGCGTAGACCGTGCCCTTGAGTTCATGAAGATTCTGCTGCTGAATCCCAACCTGGACCCGACGAAGTTCAGCCCCACCGGTTCTGGCGAATATCATCCCATCGCCAGTAATGCTACGGCTGCCGGGCGGGCCAAGAACCGCCGGGTAGAAGTATCCATCCTTCGTAAATATAAGGACGCTGCTACAGAGACAACGGATGTCTCTAATGTAACAGCTCCCTGA
- a CDS encoding pseudouridine synthase — protein sequence MRINKFISETGYCSRREADKLVEGGRVTINGEPAMLGSQAEAGDIVLIDGKPLQTGSRIVYIALHKPVGITSTTEAHIQGNIVDFIGHEERIFPIGRLDKDSEGLILLTNDGDIVNKILRAEGKHEKEYVVTVDRPVTPSFLTGMSTGVRILGSKTLPCEITRISERVFRIVLTEGKNRQIRRMCSAFGYEVRRLQRIRVMNIRLGALKTGEWRELSQEEKQELGAMLNYQLQ from the coding sequence ATGAGAATCAATAAATTCATCAGTGAGACAGGCTATTGTTCACGCCGAGAAGCAGATAAGCTGGTTGAGGGAGGACGGGTCACCATCAACGGTGAGCCCGCAATGCTGGGCAGCCAGGCAGAAGCCGGGGATATTGTGCTGATCGACGGCAAGCCGCTTCAGACGGGCAGCAGGATCGTGTATATCGCGCTTCATAAGCCGGTGGGCATTACCTCTACCACAGAAGCGCATATTCAAGGCAATATTGTCGATTTCATAGGGCATGAGGAGCGGATATTCCCGATCGGGCGGCTCGACAAGGATTCAGAGGGATTGATTCTGCTCACCAATGACGGTGACATCGTTAATAAAATATTGCGCGCTGAAGGCAAACATGAGAAGGAATATGTGGTCACTGTAGATCGACCTGTTACGCCTTCTTTCCTGACCGGTATGTCCACCGGCGTAAGAATTCTGGGCAGCAAGACGCTGCCTTGTGAGATTACGCGGATTAGTGAGCGGGTATTTCGTATCGTGCTGACCGAAGGCAAGAACCGGCAAATCCGCCGCATGTGCAGCGCCTTCGGTTATGAAGTGCGGCGGCTGCAGCGCATCCGGGTAATGAATATCCGCCTTGGCGCGCTGAAGACCGGAGAATGGCGGGAGCTGTCTCAAGAGGAGAAGCAAGAGCTGGGAGCTATGCTGAACTATCAGCTGCAATAA
- a CDS encoding ATP-binding protein gives MKITAKQVAVSVEQSGYSSNYVQDKIAQNLRLTAILASYELDPDIRNITNQQLKALSTKLGVSNISLLVKTADDIIVAKSSDPAEIGLSTKGMGFWYVAFLELFAGQRVSVDQGQSLENFWSGPFEYSTSNPEYIDKWGYYYDGARNYIIDPFVRSTAVSDYVKIMSPDEIIQESKAVNPGILEITGINPKTFGASSMLPDGTDPKNTKLRNRPIQYGTYSYGNIAEDKAAIREALNKSEPVTLDTKALGKRVLKSFIPIERPGAADYVISVVMDYQAISSVIREQLFNNITTSVLLLIIFLLVSYVLAGVVTRPIQDILAKVNDVAKGKFEPPLNVSSRDELGQLAQRINAMTSHLLQHTNRLGQTLEENRAVKEHLESVINGTSDAIHTVDMEGRIISTNRAFEDLYGWGAADALIKPPYLVPATVQQQESIRLQQLKDGASLPPVETVRLKRDGSLVEVSVSSSVIRDEEGNPQSVVHVSRDMTERNRIEELLRRSEKLTTVGQLAAGVAHEIRNPLTTLRGFLQLQQEKKVLVPLHIDLMLSELDRINMIVSEFLILAKPQAVHFQQRDLRHIVGDVISLLDSQAHLFGIEFTTDFSGVPAMVHCEENQLKQVFINVIKNAIEAMPDGGTITVEQQEQADSVVIVITDEGGGVPEDMLPKLGEPFFTNKESGTGLGLMVSQRIIQAHKGSLEIRSEYGRGAQVIIKLPEAKEQAPPAGMNIERSEDEHENQ, from the coding sequence ATGAAGATCACTGCGAAGCAGGTGGCCGTATCGGTGGAGCAGAGCGGCTATAGCTCGAATTACGTGCAGGATAAAATTGCCCAGAACCTGCGGTTGACTGCCATTCTGGCGTCCTATGAGCTGGACCCGGATATCAGGAATATTACCAATCAACAATTGAAGGCGCTGTCCACCAAGCTGGGGGTGTCGAATATCTCGCTGCTGGTGAAGACTGCGGATGATATTATCGTAGCCAAATCTTCAGATCCTGCAGAGATTGGACTTTCGACCAAGGGCATGGGTTTTTGGTATGTGGCTTTTCTGGAGCTGTTTGCAGGCCAGCGCGTATCTGTTGATCAGGGGCAGTCCCTGGAGAATTTCTGGTCCGGGCCATTTGAATATTCAACCTCCAATCCGGAGTATATTGATAAATGGGGCTATTATTATGACGGGGCCCGTAATTATATCATAGATCCGTTCGTCCGGAGTACAGCGGTAAGCGATTATGTCAAAATTATGAGTCCTGATGAGATCATCCAGGAATCCAAAGCTGTAAATCCCGGGATTCTGGAAATTACGGGAATTAATCCGAAGACCTTCGGGGCCTCAAGCATGCTGCCTGACGGCACAGATCCCAAGAATACGAAGCTGCGGAACCGCCCTATTCAGTACGGCACCTATTCATACGGCAATATAGCAGAGGACAAGGCGGCAATCCGTGAAGCATTGAATAAGAGCGAGCCGGTAACACTGGATACGAAGGCATTGGGTAAAAGAGTGCTCAAAAGCTTCATTCCGATTGAGCGCCCGGGAGCCGCGGATTATGTGATCAGTGTAGTCATGGACTACCAGGCGATCTCCTCCGTCATCCGGGAGCAGCTGTTCAATAATATCACTACCTCGGTGCTGCTGCTGATTATCTTCCTTCTAGTGAGTTATGTCCTGGCCGGTGTTGTTACCCGCCCGATTCAGGATATACTGGCTAAGGTCAATGATGTGGCCAAGGGCAAGTTCGAGCCCCCGCTTAATGTATCCAGCCGTGATGAGCTTGGACAGCTGGCCCAGCGCATCAATGCGATGACCTCACATCTGCTGCAGCATACGAACCGATTGGGGCAGACGCTGGAGGAGAACCGTGCGGTGAAGGAGCATCTGGAGTCGGTGATTAACGGAACTTCAGATGCCATCCACACCGTGGATATGGAGGGGCGGATCATCAGTACGAACAGAGCCTTCGAGGACCTCTATGGATGGGGTGCTGCAGACGCGCTGATCAAGCCGCCTTATCTGGTTCCTGCCACCGTGCAGCAACAGGAGAGTATACGATTGCAGCAGCTTAAGGACGGAGCCTCTTTACCGCCTGTTGAGACTGTCAGGCTGAAGCGTGACGGCTCCCTGGTAGAGGTCAGCGTCAGCAGCTCGGTTATCCGGGATGAAGAGGGCAACCCGCAGTCGGTTGTACATGTATCCCGTGACATGACAGAGCGCAACCGGATTGAGGAGCTGCTCAGACGCTCAGAGAAGCTGACTACAGTCGGCCAGCTTGCGGCAGGCGTTGCCCATGAGATCCGCAATCCTCTGACCACTCTGCGGGGCTTCCTGCAGCTTCAGCAGGAGAAGAAGGTTCTCGTTCCGCTGCATATTGATCTGATGCTCTCGGAGCTGGACCGGATCAATATGATTGTCAGTGAGTTCCTGATTCTGGCGAAGCCGCAGGCGGTTCATTTCCAGCAGAGGGATCTGCGGCATATTGTCGGCGATGTCATCTCGCTGCTGGACAGTCAGGCCCACCTGTTCGGTATTGAATTCACCACGGATTTCTCGGGAGTACCCGCCATGGTACATTGTGAAGAGAATCAGCTGAAGCAGGTATTTATCAATGTGATCAAAAATGCAATAGAAGCGATGCCAGACGGGGGAACGATTACCGTGGAGCAGCAGGAGCAGGCGGATTCTGTCGTTATTGTGATTACGGATGAGGGCGGAGGCGTCCCTGAGGATATGCTGCCCAAGCTGGGGGAGCCGTTCTTCACGAATAAAGAGTCAGGAACCGGGCTTGGCCTCATGGTCAGCCAACGGATCATTCAGGCCCATAAGGGCAGCCTGGAGATTAGAAGCGAGTATGGCCGGGGGGCACAGGTAATCATCAAGCTGCCTGAAGCAAAGGAGCAAGCACCTCCGGCCGGTATGAATATAGAACGGAGTGAAGACGAGCATGAGAATCAATAA
- the tadA gene encoding tRNA adenosine(34) deaminase TadA, which yields MITRLEELPAEERAIHEHWMTEAIGEARKAEALGEVPIGAVVVHGGQIIGRGYNLRETTLDSTAHAEMVAIREASRVLGSWRLLDCRLYVTLEPCPMCAGAMVQSRLPLTVYGTPDPKAGCAGTLMNLLEESRFNHRTEVIQGVLQEECAELLTSFFRKLRKRPAKL from the coding sequence TTGATTACCAGGCTTGAAGAACTGCCGGCGGAGGAGCGGGCCATTCATGAACATTGGATGACAGAAGCGATAGGAGAGGCCCGCAAGGCTGAAGCCTTGGGCGAAGTACCAATTGGTGCCGTGGTCGTCCACGGAGGCCAAATTATAGGCCGCGGATATAATCTGCGTGAGACAACGCTCGACTCCACTGCCCATGCAGAGATGGTGGCGATTCGGGAAGCCAGTAGAGTCCTGGGCTCCTGGCGTTTGCTTGATTGCCGGCTCTATGTTACCCTGGAGCCTTGTCCCATGTGTGCAGGGGCGATGGTGCAGTCCAGGCTGCCACTTACCGTGTATGGCACTCCAGACCCCAAGGCGGGCTGTGCAGGGACCCTCATGAACCTGCTGGAGGAGTCACGCTTTAACCATCGCACAGAGGTCATCCAGGGCGTTCTGCAGGAGGAATGTGCGGAGCTGCTGACCTCCTTCTTCCGCAAGCTGCGGAAGCGGCCTGCGAAGCTCTAG
- a CDS encoding GNAT family N-acetyltransferase, protein MSYKLYNNAQGIYLSLLELKDAEELLSLRLRNRTAHQQFEPLRDEDYFTLESQHQLINQRILEARLDRAYMFGIYLLSGELIGQITISNVVRGVGQFCDIGYLIDHEKQGQGHTSAAVHLILGYTFRSLGLHRVQAAILPHNTGSRRVLEKNGFQAEGLARRFIRINGEWQDHRTYAILAEEFLPEEQQSP, encoded by the coding sequence ATGTCCTACAAGCTGTATAACAACGCACAGGGGATCTATCTCTCGCTGCTGGAGCTTAAAGATGCTGAGGAGCTGCTAAGCCTTCGTCTGCGCAACCGTACCGCGCACCAGCAATTCGAACCCCTGCGCGATGAAGATTACTTCACCCTGGAGAGCCAGCATCAGCTCATTAACCAGCGTATCCTGGAAGCCCGGCTGGACCGGGCGTATATGTTCGGCATTTATCTGCTCAGCGGGGAGCTGATCGGCCAGATTACGATCTCTAACGTAGTGAGGGGAGTCGGACAATTCTGCGATATCGGATATCTCATCGATCATGAGAAGCAAGGGCAAGGACATACCAGTGCCGCTGTACACCTGATCCTCGGGTACACCTTCCGCTCTCTGGGGCTTCACAGGGTACAGGCTGCCATTCTGCCTCATAATACCGGTTCACGCCGAGTGCTGGAGAAGAACGGCTTCCAGGCTGAAGGACTCGCACGCCGCTTCATCCGGATCAACGGCGAATGGCAGGATCATCGTACCTATGCCATTCTGGCTGAGGAGTTCCTGCCAGAGGAACAGCAGTCCCCTTAA
- a CDS encoding DUF6612 family protein — protein sequence MNKKWGLSAAALLLTAAVILPGCAKKEEPKAALTSAAAKATAMTSYEMKTKLVINDLSIDTGTNEADASTGQMLSMLKNAELTIDGVYQAEPMQTEMTTVLNLKGDMAMSFTVPMVMTGQKLYVKVPSIPFLPIPETIVNKFVELDLKQLAEEQGAEFNPAQMDAQKVQKLSNEVMNTLLGEYDQAKYFNDIKPKDAGLPEGVEAKQVVQFQVTNDNVKEALTILVNNAMPKIIDILGKEEYKDLLQVEPAKLAEAKEQLQSSEARAEFDKSLADLNKYLTINQFHLNTAVNKDDYPVYQDMLMDIKVNDPDKGENVTLSMNASNQYSKINEKQTFKIGIPQGDDVITLEELQQQFGNTGTSTY from the coding sequence ATGAACAAAAAATGGGGGTTATCCGCTGCCGCTTTACTGTTAACTGCTGCAGTAATTCTGCCGGGATGTGCAAAGAAAGAGGAGCCTAAGGCAGCTCTGACTTCAGCTGCAGCCAAAGCTACAGCTATGACATCTTACGAAATGAAGACCAAATTAGTTATTAATGATCTGTCGATAGACACAGGCACCAATGAAGCAGATGCTTCAACGGGCCAGATGCTCAGCATGCTTAAGAACGCCGAGCTTACCATCGATGGAGTCTACCAGGCAGAGCCGATGCAGACAGAAATGACAACCGTTCTGAATCTGAAGGGGGACATGGCCATGTCCTTCACGGTTCCAATGGTAATGACCGGACAGAAGCTGTATGTCAAAGTACCTTCGATTCCGTTCCTGCCGATTCCTGAGACGATCGTGAACAAATTCGTAGAGCTGGATCTGAAGCAGCTGGCTGAAGAACAGGGCGCTGAATTCAATCCTGCACAGATGGATGCACAGAAGGTGCAGAAGCTGTCGAATGAAGTGATGAATACCTTGCTTGGCGAATACGATCAAGCCAAGTATTTCAATGATATCAAACCGAAGGATGCAGGCCTGCCTGAAGGCGTAGAAGCCAAGCAGGTCGTTCAATTCCAGGTTACCAACGATAACGTCAAAGAGGCGCTTACCATTCTGGTGAACAACGCTATGCCGAAGATTATTGATATTCTGGGCAAAGAAGAATACAAGGATCTGCTGCAGGTTGAGCCAGCCAAGCTGGCCGAAGCCAAGGAGCAGCTTCAATCCAGTGAAGCCCGTGCAGAGTTCGACAAGAGCCTGGCTGATCTAAACAAGTATCTCACTATTAACCAATTCCACCTGAATACCGCTGTCAACAAAGATGATTATCCGGTATACCAGGATATGCTCATGGACATCAAGGTTAATGATCCTGACAAGGGTGAGAATGTTACCTTATCTATGAATGCAAGCAACCAATACAGCAAGATCAATGAGAAGCAGACCTTCAAGATTGGCATTCCGCAAGGCGATGATGTCATCACTCTGGAGGAGCTGCAGCAGCAGTTCGGAAACACAGGTACGAGTACTTATTAA
- a CDS encoding small acid-soluble spore protein P — MSKPKSMPVPGVQQDNQGPRKEHHSSGPAPLSGSKKVKQANHVDHNNPQG; from the coding sequence GTGAGCAAACCCAAGAGCATGCCTGTACCCGGCGTACAGCAGGACAATCAGGGGCCCCGCAAGGAGCACCATTCTTCAGGTCCGGCACCGTTATCCGGGTCTAAAAAGGTGAAGCAGGCCAACCATGTGGACCATAACAATCCCCAGGGTTAA
- the serS gene encoding serine--tRNA ligase: protein MLDVKVLRSDYARVEEALNKRGKSLDLIAGFPALDQRRRELLQETEGLKNRRNTVSGDVAKKKKNGEPADDLIAEMRTVSDRIKELDDEVRELEVKIDELTMSIPNIPHESVPVGTSEADNVEVRRWSEPTELGFTPKSHWELAQQLDIIDFEAAAKVTGSRFVFYKGLGARLERALINFMMDLHSGEHNYEEMLPPYIVNKDSLYGTGQLPKFEEDLFKLRDTEYYLIPTAEVPVTNYYREEIMTAGDLPKYHVAYSSCFRSEAGSAGRDTRGLIRQHQFNKVELVKLASPESSYEELEKMTADAERVLQLLGLPYRVLLLCTADMGFTSAKTYDLEVWLPESGMYREISSCSNTEDFQARRANIRYRKDPKAKPEFVHTLNGSALAVGRTVAAILENYQQEDGSVLIPECLQPYMRNVKSISAKTAQ from the coding sequence GTGTTAGATGTTAAAGTATTGCGCAGCGATTATGCAAGAGTAGAAGAGGCACTGAATAAAAGAGGAAAGTCGCTGGATTTGATTGCCGGCTTCCCGGCGCTGGATCAGCGCCGCCGTGAGCTGCTTCAGGAGACAGAAGGGCTCAAGAACCGCCGGAACACTGTATCCGGAGACGTAGCCAAGAAGAAGAAGAATGGTGAACCGGCCGATGATCTGATCGCAGAGATGCGTACGGTATCTGACCGGATTAAGGAATTGGATGATGAGGTGCGTGAGCTTGAGGTCAAGATTGATGAGCTGACAATGAGCATCCCGAATATTCCGCATGAATCGGTGCCTGTGGGCACCTCCGAGGCAGACAATGTTGAAGTGCGCCGCTGGTCAGAGCCTACAGAGCTTGGATTCACTCCGAAATCCCACTGGGAGCTGGCGCAGCAGTTGGATATCATTGATTTTGAGGCAGCGGCGAAGGTTACGGGTTCCCGGTTTGTCTTCTATAAGGGACTCGGTGCCAGACTGGAGCGTGCCCTGATTAATTTCATGATGGACCTGCACAGCGGAGAACATAACTATGAAGAGATGCTGCCGCCTTATATTGTTAATAAGGACAGCCTCTATGGAACGGGACAGCTGCCCAAATTCGAAGAGGACCTGTTCAAGCTGCGGGATACAGAGTATTATCTGATTCCTACAGCAGAAGTGCCTGTGACGAACTATTACCGTGAAGAGATTATGACGGCTGGCGATCTGCCAAAGTATCATGTGGCCTACAGCTCTTGCTTCCGTTCGGAGGCGGGTTCTGCGGGACGCGATACCCGCGGTCTGATCCGCCAGCATCAGTTCAACAAGGTGGAGCTGGTGAAGCTGGCCAGCCCGGAGAGCTCCTATGAGGAGCTGGAGAAGATGACAGCCGACGCTGAGCGTGTGCTGCAGCTTCTGGGGCTGCCTTACCGCGTTCTGCTGCTCTGTACGGCGGATATGGGCTTCACCTCTGCCAAAACGTATGACCTTGAGGTGTGGCTGCCTGAGAGCGGCATGTACCGCGAGATCTCCTCATGCTCCAACACCGAGGACTTCCAGGCACGCCGGGCCAATATCCGTTACCGCAAGGACCCGAAGGCGAAGCCTGAATTCGTGCATACGCTGAATGGCTCTGCGCTGGCTGTAGGACGTACCGTAGCAGCTATTCTGGAGAACTACCAGCAGGAGGACGGAAGTGTGCTGATTCCGGAATGTCTGCAGCCGTATATGCGTAATGTGAAATCCATTTCTGCAAAAACAGCTCAATAA
- the pdxT gene encoding pyridoxal 5'-phosphate synthase glutaminase subunit PdxT has product MRIGVLALQGAVTEHIVSIEKTGAQGLPIKRIEELDGVEGLIIPGGESTTIGKLMRKYGFIEAIRDFAGQGKPIFGTCAGMIVLAKRIAGDEAGHLELMDITVARNAFGRQRESFECDLQVKGIAEPVRAVFIRAPLIEEVGPDVEVLTLYKDEIVTARQGNLLACSFHPELTDDYRLHQYFAGMVEDRIAANL; this is encoded by the coding sequence ATGAGAATTGGAGTGTTGGCGCTTCAAGGCGCTGTTACAGAGCATATTGTCAGCATTGAGAAGACCGGCGCGCAGGGCCTGCCTATTAAGCGTATAGAGGAGCTAGACGGAGTAGAGGGTCTAATCATTCCCGGCGGTGAGAGTACGACGATTGGCAAATTGATGCGAAAATATGGCTTTATTGAAGCGATCCGCGACTTCGCGGGTCAAGGTAAGCCTATTTTTGGTACATGCGCCGGGATGATCGTGCTGGCGAAGCGGATTGCCGGAGATGAGGCCGGTCATCTGGAGCTGATGGATATTACCGTGGCCAGGAATGCCTTTGGCCGCCAGCGGGAAAGCTTTGAATGTGATCTCCAGGTTAAGGGGATTGCTGAGCCGGTGCGGGCGGTATTTATCCGCGCTCCGCTTATCGAAGAGGTGGGTCCTGATGTTGAGGTGCTTACGCTCTATAAGGATGAGATTGTAACCGCGCGCCAGGGCAATCTGCTGGCCTGCTCGTTTCACCCGGAATTGACCGATGATTACAGGCTGCACCAATATTTTGCCGGCATGGTAGAGGACAGGATTGCAGCCAATCTATAG
- the pdxS gene encoding pyridoxal 5'-phosphate synthase lyase subunit PdxS, which produces METGTSRVKRGMAEMQKGGVIMDVMNAEQAKIAEAAGAVAVMALERVPSDIRAAGGVARMADPTIVEEVIKAVSIPVMAKARIGHYVEAKVLESLGVDYLDESEVLTPADEVFHINKREFTVPFVCGAKDLGEALRRISEGASMIRTKGEPGTGNIVEAVRHMRHINSQIRKVAGLSPDELYHEAKTLGVPYELLLEVHELGKLPVVNFAAGGVATPADAALMMHLGADGVFVGSGIFKSDNPEKFARAIVEATTHFTDYKLIAEVSKNLGTPMKGIDIATLSPAERMSERGR; this is translated from the coding sequence ATGGAAACAGGAACTTCGCGAGTCAAAAGAGGCATGGCGGAAATGCAAAAAGGCGGCGTCATTATGGACGTCATGAATGCAGAGCAGGCGAAAATTGCTGAGGCCGCGGGCGCAGTTGCCGTTATGGCCCTGGAGCGTGTACCTTCCGATATCCGCGCAGCGGGTGGTGTCGCACGTATGGCTGATCCTACTATTGTAGAAGAGGTCATCAAGGCAGTAAGTATTCCTGTGATGGCCAAAGCGCGGATCGGCCACTATGTGGAAGCCAAGGTTCTCGAATCTCTGGGTGTAGACTATCTCGATGAGAGTGAAGTGCTTACGCCTGCCGATGAAGTGTTCCATATCAACAAACGCGAATTCACGGTTCCTTTTGTATGCGGAGCCAAGGATCTTGGGGAAGCGCTGCGACGCATTAGCGAAGGTGCCTCCATGATCCGCACCAAGGGTGAGCCGGGAACCGGCAACATCGTGGAAGCGGTCCGCCATATGCGCCACATTAACAGCCAGATCCGCAAGGTGGCTGGTCTCTCGCCTGATGAGCTATATCATGAGGCTAAGACGCTGGGTGTTCCGTATGAGCTGCTACTGGAGGTTCACGAGCTGGGTAAGCTGCCTGTCGTTAACTTTGCTGCCGGTGGTGTAGCAACGCCTGCCGATGCCGCGCTCATGATGCATCTGGGTGCTGACGGGGTGTTTGTCGGCTCGGGAATTTTCAAATCGGACAATCCTGAGAAGTTCGCCCGTGCCATCGTCGAAGCGACAACCCACTTTACGGACTACAAGCTGATTGCTGAGGTGTCTAAAAATCTGGGCACTCCGATGAAGGGAATTGATATCGCCACGTTATCCCCGGCTGAACGCATGTCGGAACGCGGCCGTTAA